From a region of the Pongo abelii isolate AG06213 chromosome 9, NHGRI_mPonAbe1-v2.0_pri, whole genome shotgun sequence genome:
- the REXO2 gene encoding oligoribonuclease, mitochondrial — MLGGSLGSRLLRGVGGSRGRFGARGVREGGAAMAAGESMAQRMVWVDLEMTGLDIEKDQIIEMACLITDSDLNILAEGPNLIIKQPDELLDSMSDWCKEHHGKSGLTKAVKESTITLQQAEYEFLSFVRQQTPPGLCPLAGNSVHEDKKFLDKYMPQFMKHLHYRIIDVSTVKELCRRWYPEEYEFAPKKAASHRALDDISESIKELQFYRNNIFKKKIDEKKRKIIENGENEKTVS, encoded by the exons ATGCTAGGCGGCTCCCTGGGCTCCAGGCTGTTGCGGGGTGTAGGTGGGAGTCGCGGACGGTTCGGGGCGCGAGGTGTCCGTGAAGGTGGCGCAGCCATGGCGGCAGGGGAGAGCATGGCTCAGCGGATGGTCTGGGTGGACCTGGAG atgacaggattggACATTGAGAAGGACCAGATTATTGAGATGGCCTGTCTGATAACTGACTCTGATCTCAACATTTTGGCTGAA GGTCCTAACCTGATTATAAAACAACCAGATGAGTTGCTGGACAGCATGTCAGATTGGTGTAAGGAGCATCACGGGAAG TCTGGCCTTACCAAGGCAGTGAAGGAGAGTACAATTACATTGCAGCAGGCAGAGTATGAATTTCTGTCCTTTGTACGACAGCAGACTCCTCCAGGGCTCTGTCCACTTGCAG GAAATTCAGTTCATGAAGATAAGAAGTTTCTTGACAAATACATGCCCCAGTTCATGAAACATCTTCATTATAGAATAATTGATGTGAGCACTGTTAAAGAACTGTGCAG ACGCTGGTATCCAGAAGAATATGAATTTGCACCAAAGAAGGCTGCTTCTCATAG GGCACTTGATGACATTAGTGAAAGCATCAAAGAGCTTCAGTTTTACCGAAATAatatcttcaagaaaaaaatagatgaaaagaagaggaaaattatagaaaatggggaaaatgagaaGACCGTGAGTTGA